The DNA region AAGCCGGGTTCGATGCGGGTAGGACCCAGGCCCTGATCATATTTTCCAACGCATACCGGTGCAGCGGGACGAGGACCCGGCCCTTAAAGAGGAAGATTGCCTTTTTCACCAGAAATGGCGGGGAATGGAAACTGGAGGGGGTAGCCCGGGGTTTCACTGCCCGGGAATGACCGCGATATGATATCGGGTGACTTTATCATCCAGGGAAGAAAATAGAAAGAATCAGCTGATGAAGATATATTCATGGAATGTCAACGGTATCAGGGCTGTGCAGAAAAAAGGATTTATAGACTGGGTGGTGAAGGAACAGCCCGATATTCTGTGCATACAGGAGACGAAAGCAAATGTGGAGCAGCTCAGCGAGGAGTTGTTGAACATACCCGGATACTTTGCCTCGTTCAATTCCGCTGAGAGAAAGGGATACAGTGGTGTCGCGATCTACTCCAGGACAGAACCCCTGAAAATGGATCATGGGTTCGGAGTGGAAAGGTTTGACAGCGAGGGAAGGGTGATTGTCAGCGAGTATCCCGATTTCACCCTGCTCAATATATATTTTCCGAATGGCCAGAAGGACGACGAAAGACTGGCCTATAAGATGGATTTCTACGATGCAACCCTCGATTTCTGCGAGTCGCTCAGGAAGAAAGGGAAAAAACTGGTGATCTGCGGTGACTACAATACTGCCCACAGGGAGATCGACCTGAAAAATCCGAAACCTAATGAAAAACGTTCCGGTTT from Candidatus Latescibacterota bacterium includes:
- the xth gene encoding exodeoxyribonuclease III, producing the protein MKIYSWNVNGIRAVQKKGFIDWVVKEQPDILCIQETKANVEQLSEELLNIPGYFASFNSAERKGYSGVAIYSRTEPLKMDHGFGVERFDSEGRVIVSEYPDFTLLNIYFPNGQKDDERLAYKMDFYDATLDFCESLRKKGKKLVICGDYNTAHREIDLKNPKPNEKRSGFLPIERQWIDRFIAAGYVDTFRSLYPEKVMYSWWSYRFSARKKNVGWRIDYHFVSSDLADKVRDAMIMNEVSGSDHCPVVLELDL